The nucleotide window GTTGGCAATGCAGAGGGTATCAGCGAAGCGCCGAGCAAATATAGCCCCTCCAGGCAGAGGGATGTCCTTTACCGTCGCCCAAAGCAAGTCGGAGCGGCCGTCAGCACCGATCTTGGCCAAGATGATGTTCTTCCTTCGTACAAGACAGATGCTGATCATACCAGCAGCGTCCGTACCTGCTCCATGCTGTACCTCCTCATCATCCAGAATCACGGTGCTGACGGCTCTGTTAGATGGAAGACTGCGAACGGGAGACCAGTCGGGAAGCAAGAAAAAGCTAACGACGCCTTCGCAGAGCACCGCTGCAGCATTGAATGGTCGTAGCAGCACAATTTTCTCGATCGGCTTGGCATGATTTGATATCGACCGGCTGAACTCGAGGCTATAGCTCACCGTTGTTGACAAAGATGCCTTTGATGAGCTGGCACGGGGTGAAGTGCGAAGCTGGATTCGATAAGAGTGAACCAGACCATCAGAGGCACCGATATAGAGAAAGGAACCGTCCGATTCTGAGCAACGAATCGCTCGCTGCGAGTTCTGCTGGAGTGCAGCGGGCGATGCTGGATTTGTGTGGTCTGTGAGATCTTTTATGGGAAGCGTCGGAAACAGCAGCGGCGTAAGCGAGTACGGAGGCACCGGCTCCTGCGAACCCATCGTGGGCAAAGAAGCGCCCAAGCTGCCGGAGGTCAGCGATGTTCTGGTCGACGACAATGGCGGCTGTACATCTGATACGCCTGCAGAAAAGTTGTCGCGGATATTGCAGATGTTTGCGAAGGAAAGCCTTGGCGGCAGCTACTAGTGACTTGGTCAAAGGTGCGCAATAGCCACCCTCTTTGCAATCATGGATTCTGACCACAAATGGATGGAGGATCAATGTCTCGGATCTCGGATCTCGGTCGAGAGGGTGTGAACGAGAACCACGAACGtggagtcacgagtcgttTCTTTGGTGTTAGGTCGGGTTGTCCGCTTGGCTGCACTTGAGAATAATTAGGGGGGAAAGACCCGTGAAGATCcgtgattttttttttttttttaaaTTTCATACAGTCAACACACAATTTTTACTAGAGCACTCACACCTCACCATGCTACTGTTACAACTCAGAAAGTTGATAGTGAGTCTCTTCGGCTATCATAGATCACTCTGCACCAATCCGTGTCTCCTAACATGCAGATGTGATGGAGAACTGATGGTCCAAAAAGTGCGTAAAATGGGCATTTGGCGGCAGAGTTTTGGACTACAACGACACACAGTCTGGTGTTACGCACGATACGTTATTTATATCTTAGTGAACTGCTCGTCCTGCGACTCGGGACATCTGTCTCCACTTTCcgtctcgtcttcgctctgTGCAGGGCGTTGCCTGTGCGCCTTTCGGTGGTAAACTCTTGCAGAGTGGGCGCGAGGGCTATCTCATCTCTGCCTTCGTTTGATCGGACAGAAACCACGGGTGATGGCACGTAGTTTATTTTGATCCTGCCGAATTTATTTTTGATCCTGCGGAGACCATTCCGAAAGGGTCCTGGTCGACCATTGTATCTTCAAacttgtgactgctgctgactcacgattcgtgatttaaTTCAGATCGAAACAGTTGGCGGAGCTCTAACACAACGAGCAGATGGCCGTCAACGACGAGCCACTAACTACGATCcacgagcaagcgagctgagcagcaggaaCGGCGTCCGCGTTTTCGTTATTCGTCTCCTGCTCTCTAACCCCGATCTAACTCCACAGAATTCCAGGCACGAAGACACAAAATCAGTGCATGggacaatcacgaatcacgaatggcaaCTTAAGTTGCATCATGCCTGAGCGCAGCACAATTCATTCGCTGCTGTGTACATCGACGTTCGATATCGCCACTCTTGCACACCTACTTCCATCACATAATCTCTGATTTGAGCTGTACAGAACTTCACCTATTTCGACATCTCTTGCGCCAGTATCGCTACTCTGCTATCGATACACTAATTCATTCTCGGCGACCACTGCAGCTTTCGAATTAGTCCTACGAGGAGCAAACCTATTCATTCCCAACACGCGAGCCCCCCATAGCCTCGAGCTGAGACCAGCGAAGCGGCTCACAGACCACCGCAACAGTCGGCCGGCGCAGCGAAGCTCGAACATACTCTGACATCCTACATCTCCCCTTTGCTGACAACACAGCACCCACTTGACAATGGCCAATTCGGATTTCTTGAATAAGGCGATCGAGATTGTCCAAAAAGCGATCGACGAAGATGTCAAGCAAAACTATCAAGAGGCATACAAGCTCTACCAGAACAGCTTGGACTACTTTATGATGGCCATGAAGTACGAAAAGAAtgacaagctcaaagaTCTCATTCGCAAAAAGTTTACAGAGTACCTCGACCGAGCTGAGAAACTCAAGGAGCACCTCGCAAAGAGCTCCGAAGACCGAAATCGAGCCGCCGTCGGTGCGAACGGTGCCGAAAAGGGCGTTGGTGGTAGCACCGgcggcaagaaggagggcgacgatgacgatgtgGATCCAGAGACAAAGAAGCTGCGAGCCGGTCTGTCGAGTGCAGTGCTTTCAGAGACTCCCAACGTGCGATGGGACGACGTGGCGGGTCTGCATACAGCAAAggaagcgctcaaggaAGCTGTCATCTTGCCCATCAAGTTCCCACAAATGTTTACAGGTAAGAGGACGCCTTGGCGCGGCATCCTCATGTACGGTCCTCCAGGTACCGGAAAGTCGTTCCTCGCCAAAGCCGTCGCCACCGAGGCCAAGTCGACCTTCTTTAGTgtttcgagctcggacCTGGTGAGCAAGTGGATGGGAGAGTCGGAACGATTAGTTAAACAGCTCTTCCAAATGGCGCGCGAGGCAAAGCCTTCCATCATTTTTatcgacgaggtcgatTCTCTGTGCGGTACAAGAGGTGAAGGAGAGTCGGAAGCGTCGAGAAGAATCAAGACCGAGTTTCTCGTGCAAATGAACGGTGTCGGAAATGACGAAACGGGCGTCCTTGTTCTCGGCGCCACCAACATTCCCTGGGCGCTCGATCTGGCCATCAAGCGCCGTTTTGAGAAGCGCATCTACATTCCACTGCCAGATCTTGAGGCGAGAAAGCGCATGTtcgagctcaacgtcgGCGAGACTCCATGTGCCCTAGACGGCAAGGATTATCGCAAGCTCGCATCGTTGACGGAAGGCTATTCGGGATCCGACATCAGCGTCCTCGTACGAGATGCACTGATGCAGCCAGTACGCAAGGTGACCGGTGCAACCCATTTCAAAAAGGTCATGGCACCAGCAAAACGCAAGACACAGCAGGAAAAGGCAAAGAATGGCAGCGCGGACAAGGTTGCGCATagcgatgctgctcaacaGGATGGAGACGAGGCGGCtgtggaagacgaggttCAGGAGATGAAGGAATACCTCACGCCCTGCTCCCCAGGTGACGCCGATGCGATCGAAATGACATGGGACGACATCGAAGGtgagcagcttctcgagccCAAGCTGGTCATGAGCGACTTTTTGCGAGCCATCCAGGCGGTTCGCCCGACGGTCACCAAAGCCGACATCGAGAAGCACATCGAGTTTACCAACGAGGCGGGTCTCGAATGAGCACTCAGTGTCTTCGTCTGATTTTCACCGACGTTCATCGCCATCAATAGAGTTTGCTCGGTATGATTTCTTCCTGCGTATATGCATGCGTTTGCGTTTTGCTATGCCTGTGCATCAGCCTGAAATCTACTGAACGATGCAACAGGTGTGGTAGTGAGCCATGAGCCACGGAAGCTTGCCCAACAGACACTGAGGGCTGCCGAGCGGTGAGCACGGAAagaatcaccaatcaaGTGATCTTATCGGCCAACTTTGCCCTGGAAGGCTGGAAGGGGCGTATGTGTCGCGAGACTCAATTGTCAGCCAACTGTGACTGCGAAAGTCTATGAATCACGCGTGACGAGACGTGAGGCTCACAACTGTGAGACGTGAGAAAGCTTGGGTGCATGTGACACACGAACACGCCAAAAAAGTGATATTCTTTTTGCccatttcacgattcacgattcacgattcgtgattcatgattgattTTCTGtacatttgtgatttcgACCCACACCTTCTTTGTTGTCATCGCTCGTTTCTTTCCAAATAGCCTAGCTTTCCACCTAGGCGCAGCACTCCCATACTATCAGATTATCGTCGCGCTGACATTGTAGTCACTTCTGCGACGAGACTCAGGTGCTGCCCGTCCCTGAATCTCGGCCCTGGTCAACCCAAGAAGCTGGAGGATCCCAAGCAAGCCTAGTCCCTTCTCATTTCCAGCCTGCTTCCATCGTCATGCCAACGACACCGGgtccgagctcgacggaTGCCGTCTCCACAGAGCAGCAGGCCATTCAGGCCGTCATGCAGGCGCTCAACACTCTGTACACCGACCCCAACAACCAGGCCAAGGCTTCTGCCAACACGTGGCTTCAAGACTTTCAGCAAACCTCGGAAGCATGGCAAACAGCCAACTCCTTGCTGTTAGCTTCAGAGCTGCCGCTCGAGCCACGCCTGTTTGCGGCGCAGACGTTCCGCACCAAGATCACTTTTGACCTTGAGCAGGTGCCGAGCCAGCAAAGGATAGCTCTGCGTGACACTCTCCTCACAGCTCTATTGTCCTATGCATCAGGACCTCGAGTGATTCAGACACAGCTCAGCCTAGCTCTTTCGGGTCTCGctctccagctcgacgaatcCGAATGGCCCACTGTGGTGCCAGAGATGATCGAAAGATTTGGCTCTAGTCCAGAGACTGTTCCTATCCTGCTCGAGTTCCTTACCGTGTTACCTGAAGAGGTCATTGGCAATAACCGCATTCCTGTCTCGAACGATTTCTACACGGCCCGATGCCACTTTCTGCTTTCGGCTGGGGCGAACGAGGTTCTCAAATTGCTTTCGATGTACGTACAGGCCTCTGGCTTGACATCGCAGATCCAGACCGCCATATTCCAATGTCTGCGGTCGTGGCTCAAAAGCGGAGAGGTGTCGGCAGGTCAGATGGCTGAGACCACACTCTTCGACCTGTCcttcgatgcgctcgcttcggACGAGCTGTTCGATGTGGCTACGGATGTAGTCTGCGACCTGATCAACGAGACCCAAGAGGTGGAGGAAAACATGCAAGTCATCCAGCGAGTGCTAGCGCGCCTCCATCCTTTGCGTCAACAACTGTCATCGGCaggcgatgacgaggacaAGGTACGAGGCCTCTGTCGCATCTTTGTGCAGGCGGGCGAAGCGTATCACCGCATCATGATACGTCACCATGACGAGTTGTATCCTATTGTGGAGGCGATTGCCGAGT belongs to Mycosarcoma maydis chromosome 3, whole genome shotgun sequence and includes:
- a CDS encoding putative AAA family ATPase VPS4 is translated as MANSDFLNKAIEIVQKAIDEDVKQNYQEAYKLYQNSLDYFMMAMKYEKNDKLKDLIRKKFTEYLDRAEKLKEHLAKSSEDRNRAAVGANGAEKGVGGSTGGKKEGDDDDVDPETKKLRAGLSSAVLSETPNVRWDDVAGLHTAKEALKEAVILPIKFPQMFTGKRTPWRGILMYGPPGTGKSFLAKAVATEAKSTFFSVSSSDLVSKWMGESERLVKQLFQMAREAKPSIIFIDEVDSLCGTRGEGESEASRRIKTEFLVQMNGVGNDETGVLVLGATNIPWALDLAIKRRFEKRIYIPLPDLEARKRMFELNVGETPCALDGKDYRKLASLTEGYSGSDISVLVRDALMQPVRKVTGATHFKKVMAPAKRKTQQEKAKNGSADKVAHSDAAQQDGDEAAVEDEVQEMKEYLTPCSPGDADAIEMTWDDIEGEQLLEPKLVMSDFLRAIQAVRPTVTKADIEKHIEFTNEAGLE